In Primulina eburnea isolate SZY01 chromosome 3, ASM2296580v1, whole genome shotgun sequence, one DNA window encodes the following:
- the LOC140827007 gene encoding transcription factor HEC2-like, translating to MVFRIAAMQPIDIDPESVKPPKRKNVKISTDPQSVAARHRRERISERIRILQRLVPGGTKMDTASMLDEAIHYVKFLKDQVQSLEIVEANQRPAAGIGFPVTANGYHRTSPRFLI from the coding sequence ATGGTCTTCAGGATTGCGGCAATGCAGCCGATTGATATAGACCCGGAATCCGTGAAGCCGCCGAAGAGAAAGAACGTGAAGATATCGACGGACCCGCAAAGCGTGGCGGCGCGTCACCGCCGGGAGAGGATAAGCGAGCGGATCAGGATTCTCCAGAGACTGGTGCCTGGTGGAACTAAAATGGACACTGCGTCAATGCTGGATGAAGCAATTCACTATGTTAAGTTCTTGAAAGATCAGGTGCAGTCTCTTGAAATAGTGGAGGCGAATCAGCGACCCGCCGCGGGGATAGGATTCCCGGTGACTGCAAACGGTTATCATCGGACGTCTCCTAGATTCTTGATATAG